Part of the Paenibacillus kyungheensis genome, AATATAAAAGCCTGCTTTTTGATACGTACGGATAGCCCGCTGATTCCAGGTCAACACTTCCAGATCGATTTCGGCTGTCGCGTTACGGTTTTGAGCCGTTTTTACAATAGCTTCTACAAAAGCTTCTCCATAACCATGACCACAAAGATCAGGACGCATACCAATCCCTAAGCGTATCGTATCTCCTAATGGAAAAAGTTGAGCAAATCCGGCTAACTGTTCTGTCTGATCCAATACCGATACATACTGTTGTTGCCGAATCTCAGGATCACCGAACTCAATCCCTAATTCTTTCATTTGATCCCAGGGCATCCAGCCGTAGATATTATA contains:
- a CDS encoding GNAT family N-acetyltransferase, which encodes MSSLSHSIFHTIPLTEQHAAQVCTWIYDPPYNIYGWMPWDQMKELGIEFGDPEIRQQQYVSVLDQTEQLAGFAQLFPLGDTIRLGIGMRPDLCGHGYGEAFVEAIVKTAQNRNATAEIDLEVLTWNQRAIRTYQKAGFYITDMYERRTPDGMKPFYCMVYQAPTDARYLDI